A single region of the Lysinibacillus sp. B2A1 genome encodes:
- a CDS encoding DNA-binding protein: protein MYKTVEETAIDLGISEDQILRLVYEGRIRSVYDGDQILINSGQFNTYFDQLERIKEEIEIWRNTPIPEDIDVKDED from the coding sequence ATGTATAAAACAGTTGAAGAAACAGCGATAGATCTTGGCATCTCTGAAGACCAAATTCTACGATTAGTCTACGAGGGACGCATTCGATCTGTATATGATGGAGACCAAATCTTAATTAATAGCGGACAGTTTAATACGTACTTTGATCAGTTAGAACGCATTAAAGAAGAAATAGAAATTTGGCGTAATACTCCAATACCTGAGGATATCGATGTGAAGGACGAGGATTAA